The DNA window GGGGATGGAGCTGATCAAGGACGCAGACGTGGTGCTGTGCCTTGGGACGCGGTTGAACCCGTTTTCGACCCTGCCGGGCTATGGCATGGAATACTGGCCTGCCGACGCCAAGATCATCCAGGTGGATATCAACCCCAACCGGATCGGCCTGACCAAGAAGGTGACCGTGGGGATCGTGGGCGATGCGGCCAAGGTGGCGCAGGGCATCCTGAAGAATCTGGGCGAGACCGCCGGGGATGAGGGGCGCGACGCGCGCAAGGCGAAGATTGCCGAGACCAAGAGCAAATGGGCGCAGCAGCTTGCCAGCATGGACCACGAGGATGACGACCCCGGCACCACCTGGAACGAACGGGCGCGCAAGGACAAGCCCGACTGGATGAGCCCGCGCATGGCGTGGCGGGCCATCCAAGGCGCGCTGCCGCGGAATGCGATCATCTCTTCGGACATCGGCAACAACTGTGCCATCGGGAACGCGTACCCTGATTTCGACGAGGGGCGGAAATACCTGGCGCCGGGGCTTTTTGGCCCCTGTGGCTATGGCCTGCCCGCCATTGTCGGCGCCAAGATCGGGTGTCCGGATGTGCCCGTGGTGGGATTTGCCGGGGACGGCGCGTTCGGCATTGCGGTCAACGAGCTGACGGCCATTGGCCGGAGCGAGTGGCCGGGGATCACGCAGATCGTGTTCCGCAACTACCAGTGGGGGGCGGAGAAGCGGAACTCGACCCTGTGGTTCGACGACAATTTCGTGGGCACCGAGCTGGATGACGATGTCAGCTATGCCGGGATCGCCAATGCCTGCGGGCTGAAAGGTGTCGTGGCGCGGACCATGGACGAGCTGACCGATGCGCTGAACACCGCGATCAAGGAGCAGATGGAGAACGGGACGACCACGCTGATCGAGGCGATGATCAACCAGGAACTGGGCGAACCGTTCCGCCGGGACGCCATGAAGAAGCCGGTGGAAGTGGCCGGGATCAGCGCCGACGACATGGTCGAGCAGGCGGTCTGAGACGTCGCAAACCTGTCGCCTCGCGGGCATAACGTGCCACGCGGGGCCGATCAGGGCCCTGGACAGAGTGACAGGACAAGACATGACAGACCGATATCCCTTTCTCGCCGCGAGTGAGCCCAAGTGCCCGCCTTCATTGTTGACGCGGGCGCAGGCGTTGCCGCGGCCGCGCGTGGCACTGGTGAATGCCGGGGCGCCGAACCCGTTGCAGGGCATCCGCGAGGCGGCCGAGGCCGGGCTGGCCGATCCGGTGCTGATCGGGGACAACGACAAGATCAAGGCCACGGCGGCGGAGATCGGGTGGGATATCGCGGGCTTGCCGCTCATTCACGCGCCGAAGGAGACCGCCGCGCCGGTGGCCGCCGAGATGGCGCGCGCGGGCGAGGTGGGCGCGATCATGAAAGGGCAGATTCACACGTCGACCTTCCTGAAAGGGTTGCTGCCGTCGGCGGCTGGGCTGCGCGAAAAGGGGACGCGGTGTGGGCATGTATTTCACATCACGATGCCGGGGTCGGAGCGGCCCTTGCTGTTAACCGATGCGGCGCTGAACGTGGACCCGGACGTGGAGACGCGGCAGGCGTGCCTGAGCCATGCGGTGATGCTGGCCTACAAGCTGGGGATCGAGCGGCCCAAGGCGGGGATTCTCGCCCCGACAGAGGACCCGATCCCGACCGTGCCGAACACGGTTGAAGCGGTCGAGATCGCGGAGTGGGCCAAGGGCGCGCTGCCGGGTGCGGTGGTGCAGGGGCCGATGGCGATGGACTTGATCCTGTCGAAGGCGGCAGCGGAGGCGAAGAACTACGAGTCCGAGGTGTCGGGCGATGCCGACATCATGCTGACGCCAAACATCACCACGGGCAACGCGCTGTTCAAGCTGATGTCGTTCGGCATGGGGTGCTGCTGTGCTGGCGTGGTGTTGGGCGCGAAGGTGCCGATATTGCTGACCAGCCGGGCGCAGGGCGCGGAGGAACGCATCGCCTCGGCGGCGCTGGGCGTGATCGGGGGGGCGGCATGATACTGGTCGTCAATGCCGGGTCGTCCTCGATCAAGGTGGAGCTGTTCACGCCTGCGCTGGAATCGGTTCTGTCGGGATCGTTGACCGAGATCGGCGGACAGGGGCGGCTGAGCCTTGGGGGTGAGACGCAGGGCGTTTCGGTTGCAGACCATACGGCAGCGTTGGGTTTGATTCTCGAGCGGCTGGAAGCGGCGGGGCATCCGGTGTCGTCGCTGATCGCGGCGGGGCACCGCGTGGTGCATGGCGGGGCGCATCTGACGGCGCCGGAACGGCTGACCGAGGAAGTGATCGCAAAGATCGAGGCGGTGGTGCCGCTGGCGCCGCTGCACAATCCGCATAACCTGTCGGGGGTGCGGGCCTTGGCTAAGCTGGCGCCGGACCTGCCGCAATTCGCCAGTTTCGATACGGCATTTCATGCGACGAACCCGCAGGTCGCCGTCACCTATGCCCTGCCGCAGGCGGAGCGGGACAAGGGCATAAGGCGCTACGGATTTCACGGGCTTTCCTATGCCGGGATGGTGGCGCAGTTCGGGGATGACCTGCCCCGGCGTCTGCTGGGGCTGCATCTTGGCAACGGGGCCAGCCTGTGCGCCATGGTCGAGGGCAAGTCGGTGGCGAACTCGATGGGGTATTCGCCACTGGATGGGTTGGTAATGGGCACGCGGACGGGATGTATCGACGGGATGGCGGTGCTGCGTCTGGCCGAAGATCATGGGATCGAGAAAGCCGGCACGATCCTGAACAAGGAAAGCGGGCTGAAGGGGCTGGCCGGCACGAATGACATGGCCACGCTTCTGAGCCGCGAGGATGAGGATGCGCGGTTCGCGGTGGAGCATTTCTGCTACTGGGCGGCGCGGCAGGCCGGGTCGGCAATTGCCGCGATGCATGGCGTGGATGCCGTGGCCTTTACAGGGGGGATCGGCGAGAATGCCGGAACCATACGCGACCGTATCATGGATCATCTGACCTGGCTGGGAGAGATCCCGGTGCACGTGGTGCCCGCTGATGAGGAACGGCAGATTGCGCGGGATGTGGTCGGGCTTTTGCCCGGCTGAGCGCATGGAATTTTCAGCTTTCCCGGCAATCGGCTTCGGGAAAGCGAACGAACCGAGAGAAGCGGTCGCGGGGCGGTGTGAACTGGCCTAGCGTGACCGGGACAAGCCAAGGGAGGCGACGACATGCTGGATCAGCCCAAACTGGATACCTCGCCCAAGGTGTCCGACGAGGTGCGCAAGACCACCTGTTACATGTGCGCCTGCCGCTGCGGGATCAACGTGCATATGAAGGACGGTAAGGTCGCCTATATCGAGGGCAACCGCGACCACCCGGTGAACAAAGGCGTTCTGTGCGCCAAGGGCAGCGCGGGGATCATGCAGCACAATGCGCCAAGCCGTCTGCGCGCGCCGCTGAAACGGGTCGGGCCGCGCGGGTCGGGCGAGTTCGAGGAGATCAGCTGGGACGAGGCGCTGGAGATCGCCACCGGCTGGCTGGAGCCGCTGCGGCAGGAGGCGCCGGAGAAGCTGGCGTTTTTCACCGGGCGCGACCAGAGCCAGAGCTTCACCAGCTTCTGGGCGCAGAATTTCGGGACGCCGAACTATGCCGCGCATGGCGGGTTCTGTTCCGTCAACATGGCGGCGGCGGGCATCTATACGATGGGCGGCGCGTTCTGGGAGTTCGGGCAGCCGGATTGGGAGAACACCAAGCTGTTCATGATCTTTGGGGTGGCGGAGGACCATGACAGCAACCCGATCAAGATGGGCATCGGGCGCGTGAAGGAACGCGGCGCCAAGGTGATCGGGGTGAATCCGATCCGGTCGGGGTATAACGCCGTCGCGGACGAATGGGTCGGGATCACGCCGGGGACCGATGGGCTGTTTATCCTCGCGCTGGTGCATGAATTGCTGCGCGCCGGGAAGATCGACCTGCGCTACCTGGCGGAGTACACCAACGCGCCGGTACTGGTGAATTGCGATGCCAGCTCGCCTGAGCATGGGCTGCTCATGCGGGACGCCGATGGCAAGCTTCTGGTGATCGATCGGGCGACTGGACAGCCTGCGCCGTTCGACAAGAACGGTGTGAAGCCGGACCTGTCGGCCAGCTATGAAAAGGATGGCGTGACGCACAGGCCGGTGATGCACCTGTTGGCGGAGCGGTACATGGGCAAGGACTACGCGCCCGAGGCGGTGGCGGAGCGGTGCGGCGTGAGTGCGCGGCGTATCCGGGCGATTGCGGCGGAGCTGGCGCGCGTGGCATTTGAGGAAGAGATTGTGCTGGACCGCGAGTGGACGGACTTCCGG is part of the Roseovarius sp. THAF9 genome and encodes:
- the xsc gene encoding sulfoacetaldehyde acetyltransferase encodes the protein MKMTTEEAFVKTLQRHGIQHAFGIIGSAMMPISDLFPKAGITFWDCAHEGSAGMMADGYTRATGKMSMMIAQNGPGITNFVTAVKTAYWNHTPLLLVTPQAANKTIGQGGFQEVEQMKLFEDMVAYQEEVRDPTRVAEVLARVISQAKRLCGPAQINIPRDFWTQVVDIEIPSAIEFEVSPGGSNSVAEAAALLSEAKNPVILNGAGVVLSKGGIAASMELAERLTAPVCVGYQHNDAFPGSHPLFAGPLGYNGSKAGMELIKDADVVLCLGTRLNPFSTLPGYGMEYWPADAKIIQVDINPNRIGLTKKVTVGIVGDAAKVAQGILKNLGETAGDEGRDARKAKIAETKSKWAQQLASMDHEDDDPGTTWNERARKDKPDWMSPRMAWRAIQGALPRNAIISSDIGNNCAIGNAYPDFDEGRKYLAPGLFGPCGYGLPAIVGAKIGCPDVPVVGFAGDGAFGIAVNELTAIGRSEWPGITQIVFRNYQWGAEKRNSTLWFDDNFVGTELDDDVSYAGIANACGLKGVVARTMDELTDALNTAIKEQMENGTTTLIEAMINQELGEPFRRDAMKKPVEVAGISADDMVEQAV
- a CDS encoding phosphate acyltransferase, translating into MTDRYPFLAASEPKCPPSLLTRAQALPRPRVALVNAGAPNPLQGIREAAEAGLADPVLIGDNDKIKATAAEIGWDIAGLPLIHAPKETAAPVAAEMARAGEVGAIMKGQIHTSTFLKGLLPSAAGLREKGTRCGHVFHITMPGSERPLLLTDAALNVDPDVETRQACLSHAVMLAYKLGIERPKAGILAPTEDPIPTVPNTVEAVEIAEWAKGALPGAVVQGPMAMDLILSKAAAEAKNYESEVSGDADIMLTPNITTGNALFKLMSFGMGCCCAGVVLGAKVPILLTSRAQGAEERIASAALGVIGGAA
- a CDS encoding acetate/propionate family kinase; the encoded protein is MILVVNAGSSSIKVELFTPALESVLSGSLTEIGGQGRLSLGGETQGVSVADHTAALGLILERLEAAGHPVSSLIAAGHRVVHGGAHLTAPERLTEEVIAKIEAVVPLAPLHNPHNLSGVRALAKLAPDLPQFASFDTAFHATNPQVAVTYALPQAERDKGIRRYGFHGLSYAGMVAQFGDDLPRRLLGLHLGNGASLCAMVEGKSVANSMGYSPLDGLVMGTRTGCIDGMAVLRLAEDHGIEKAGTILNKESGLKGLAGTNDMATLLSREDEDARFAVEHFCYWAARQAGSAIAAMHGVDAVAFTGGIGENAGTIRDRIMDHLTWLGEIPVHVVPADEERQIARDVVGLLPG